A region from the Manihot esculenta cultivar AM560-2 chromosome 13, M.esculenta_v8, whole genome shotgun sequence genome encodes:
- the LOC110630204 gene encoding receptor-like serine/threonine-protein kinase ALE2 isoform X3, translated as MMPFFMLLLICLLTFAFTCSGHPLLHIHLSPSSQPNWQLSAKENLVEHGRLFSMSVPFVQSQLPPKHMVKPSVPPAISPVYQASAFGPSKAPIHRYHSHHHHHRVKPVGVAGPPSEDQGCDQVCIEPLTAAPYGSPPCGCVFPMKVRLLLDVAPYAVFPVMDQLEIEIAVGTYLEQSQVKIMGASADSQNQGKTVVDINLVPLGDKFDNTTAILTYDRFLHKKVPLNNTLFGVYEVISISYPGIPSSPPYPDYMGNGPSGSAGNLPITANFVSKSQKMNLRTIAIIALSAFVVLLVFTGAVFICIRWRKFGRPSSAVGPTFAASIKKRTGIGSFLSSSIASSTSMSLVSTMAPCVLPVRTFPYPELEKATEKFSSKRILGEGGFGRVYHGIMEDGTEVAVKLLTRDNQNGDREFIAEVEMLSRLHHRNLVKLIGICIEGRTRCLVYELVPYGSVESHLHGLDKTSGPLDWDARLKISLGAARGLAYLHEDSNPRVIHRDFKASNVLLEDDFTPKVSDFGLAREATEGSHHISTRVMGTFGYVAPEYAMTGHLLVKSDVYSYGVVLLELLSGRKPVDMSQPPGEENLVTWARPLLTSREGLEQLVDPSLAGTYDFDDMAKVAAIASMCVHPEVTNRPFMGEVVQALKLIYNDMDETCGDNCSQKESSVLDSDYKVDLAPSDSSWWNAGGISPRITYGQASSFITMEYSSGPLEEMENRPFSASSLVGDRLSLANRQGNRSGPLRTIRNKPAFYRSRGSMSEHGGLLLRRVWDDGYWV; from the exons ATGATGCCATTTTTCATGCTGCTCCTTATTTGCTTGCTTACCTTTGCTTTTACTTGTTCAG GGCATCCGTTATTGCATATACACTTGTCTCCTTCTTCTCAGCCAAATTGGCAATTATCTGCAAAGGAAAATTTGGTGGAACATG gaaggttgttttctatgagtGTGCCATTTGTTCAATCACAGCTGCCTCCAAAGCACATGGTTAAGCCTTCTGTTCCACCTGCAATTTCTCCAGTTTATCAGG CATCTGCTTTTGGTCCTAGCAAAGCTCCCATACATAGATATCAtagtcatcatcatcatcatcgtgtGAAACCTGTTGGGGTTGCTGGCCCTCCTTCTGAAGACCAAG GTTGTGATCAAGTATGCATTGAGCCACTTACAGCAGCTCCATATGGCTCTCCACCATGTGGTTGTGTTTTTCCTATGAAAGTCAGACTTCTTTTAGATGTAGCTCCTTATGCTGTTTTTCCTGTAATGGATCAGCTAGAAATTGAGATTGCAGTAGGAACATATTTGGAACAAAGTCAAGTGAAAATAATGGGTGCCAGTGCTGATAGTCAAAATCAAGGAAAAACTGTTGTAGATATCAACTTGGTTCCATTGGGAGATAAGTTTGATAATACCACTGCAATACTGACATATGATAGATTTTTGCATAAGAAGGTACCTCTAAATAACACTCTTTTTGGTGTTTATGAAGTGATATCAATTAGCTATCCAG GGATTCCTTCTTCACCACCATACCCAGATTACATGGGGAATGGTCCTAGTGGAAGTGCTGGGAATCTTCCTATTACTGCAAATTTTGTGAGCAAGAGCCAGAAGATGAATCTTAGAACCATTGCAATCATTGCTTTATCAGCGTTTGTGGTCTTACTGGTTTTCACTGGGGCTGTCTTCATTTGTATAAGATGGAGAAAGTTTGGAAGACCATCAAGTGCAGTTGGTCCTACATTTGCAGCATCCATAAAAAAACGAACTG GCATTGGGTCTTTCTTGTCAAGTAGTATTGCAAGCTCAACATCAATGTCCCTTGTGTCAACCATGGCTCCTTGTGTGCTTCCTGTTAGAACCTTTCCATATCCTGAGCTTGAGAAAGCAACAGAGAAGTTCAGTTCAAAGAGGATTTTGGGTGAAGGGGGGTTTGGACGTGTTTACCATGGGATTATGGAAGATGGAACTGAGGTTGCAGTTAAACTGCTTACACGGGATAATCAGAATGGAGACCGTGAATTTATTGCAGAAGTTGAGATGTTAAGTAGATTGCATCACCGTAATCTTGTGAAGTTGATCGGTATATGCATAGAAGGACGCACTCGGTGCTTGGTCTATGAACTTGTTCCCTATGGCAGTGTTGAATCCCACTTGCATG GCTTGGACAAGACAAGTGGACCTCTTGACTGGGATGCACGGTTAAAGATTTCCCTTGGAGCAGCTAGAGGATTAGCCTATCTTCATGAAGATTCTAACCCTCGTGTAATTCATCGAGATTTCAAGGCTAGCAACGTATTACTAGAAGATGACTTCACACCCAAGGTCTCTGATTTTGGTTTGGCAAGGGAAGCAACTGAAGGAAGTCATCATATTTCTACGAGGGTCATGGGAACTTTTGG GTATGTTGCCCCTGAATATGCAATGACAGGGCATCTGCTTGTTAAGAGtgatgtttacagttatggggTTGTTTTGCTTGAGCTTCTATCTGGAAGAAAACCTGTGGACATGTCCCAACCTCCAGGGGAGGAAAATTTAGTAACATGGGCACGTCCATTGCTAACCAGTAGGGAAGGATTGGAGCAGTTGGTGGATCCCTCCTTGGCGGGAACTTACGATTTCGATGACATGGCTAAGGTGGCAGCAATTGCTTCTATGTGTGTTCATCCAGAGGTGACTAACAGACCCTTCATGGGTGAAGTAGTTCAGGCTCTAAAGCTAATATACAATGACATGGATGAGACTTGTGGAGACAACTGTAGTCAAAAGGAGTCTTCTGTTCTGGATTCTGACTATAAAGTAGACCTTGCCCCTTCCGACAGTAGTTGGTGGAATGCTGGCGGGATATCCCCTCGAATAACTTATGGGCAAGCGTCTTCTTTCATTACAATGGAGTACAGTTCCGGTCCACTTGAAGAGATGGAAAATAGACCGTTTTCAGCTTCGAGTTTGGTTGGGGATCGGTTGTCTTTAGCTAATAGGCAGGGGAACAGATCAGGTCCCCTGAGAACAATACGGAATAAACCAGCATTTTATAGATCAAGAGGAAGCATGAGTGAGCACGGTGGGCTGCTTTTAAGACGAGTTTGGGACGATGGATATTGGGTATGA